The genome window ACAAAACTGGAGCGCCATCACTCAACTGGCCGCAGAAGCCGTGCATCAGGCCAACCAACACAACATTTGAATCGACAGACCTGGCACAACGCCTATGGCGAATCGCCTACCCCCTTCGAGCAGGCGCCTCAGGCTTCACCGTCAACACCCGGCCTTGCTCGCTACTGCGCTGGGCCAGTTCGAGGATGCGCATAACGGTTAAGGCCTGCTCGGCGGGCACCGGATTCTTGCCACCATCGCGTAGCGCCGAGGCGATCTGTCGAAAATAGTTCTGGTAGCCGCCACAGGTGGTAGCGATAACCTGAGCCTTTCCGTCAGCGCCATAGAACGCACCAAAACTCTCGGCGCTTTCCTGCCCCCAATCTTCAGATACCGGTTTGGTACCTGCGATCAAGCGTTGCTCCTGGGGGTCCAGACCCTGCTTGCGGTACTCACCCAGGCTGCCCTGCAACTGAAAACGCAGATTAGGCCCGGCGCAGTAGGGGCTACTTTGCAGCAGCACTTCCAGACGATCGTAATACAGCTGCACCTGAAAAAAGTCGACGACTTGGGAGCCTTCGCGCAGGGCCCGGCAGCGACCGCTGACCTGCCTGGGCAACCCGAACAATTGCAGCGCCTGATCGACCAGATGCGGGCCCAGATCAAACCAGATGCCAGCGCCCTTTCCGGGCTGCTCCCGCCATCGCTCTCTCACCTGGGGACGGAAGCGATCAAAGCGCGATTCGAAACGACGCACCTCTCCCAACCTGCCCTCCCTCAGCAGCGCCTGCAACGTCAGGAAGTCACCATCCCAGCGGCGGTTGTGGTACACCGACAAAAGCCGTTTCTGCTCCTCGGCCAAGGCTACCAGGTGCTCGCCTTCCTCAACCGTACAGACAAAAGGCTTTTCCAGAATCACATGCTTCCCCTGCTCCAAAGCCAGGCGTGCCAACGGAAAATGGTATTTGTTAGGCGCCGTAATAATGACCAGCTCAGCGTCGCATTGTCGAATCATCTGCTCTGCGCATGGATACCAGGCCACACCAGGATGCTTGGCTTGTACACGTCCGCATTGTCGGCTACTGATCGCGCTTAGCTCGAAACTGTTCAATACTGTGATAAATGGCAGGTGAAAGGTGGTGGCGGAGAATCCGTAACCTACCAGAGCGGTCGTTATAGGATCCATGGGAGCACCTGTAGCAGCTATTGGGCGTTATAAAATTACATTTTTAATTGCCAGACGCAAGATTCTGACCGCCGGGGAGCCGCCCCTAAAAGCGCACAAAAAGCTTTACCAACAGCTGATATAAAGGATTTATCCAATCTACCCAGTCGCTGACCGCCCAACAAAAACCCTGACCCATCGCGAGCAAGAAGAGGGCCGGACACCGCAAAATGTAGCTTAATTACATAAACAACCCGGAATGTTCGCTTCTTTTCTGCAATTTTCTTCGCTAACATGTTGCTAACTTACATATCACCCTGACACATTCTGACCTGACTTTAAGGAACTCCCAGCATGCAGCCCAACCTTCAGGACCAGTCTTGCGACCTTATGCTCTTTGGCGCCCAGGGCGATCTGTCCATGCGCAAACTGTTTCCTGCCCTGTATTACCTGTTCAAAGCCGGGCTACTGCATACCGATTCCCGCCTGGTGGGTGTGGCTCGAGGCGACGATAGCCAGGAAGCCTTTATCGAATCGGTCAAACAGACCCTGATCCGCTTTGTTCCCGAGGAAGATTTCGAGCTGAGCCTGTGGCAGGGTTTTTCCCGGCACCTGCATTACCTGAAAGTCGACTTTTCCCAGCCAGCAGACTTCTCCCGCATCGCCGATTTTGTCGATCAATCCAACCGCATTATGGTCAATTACCTGGCCACCTCGCCCAGCTTCTATGGCGATATCTGCAAGCACCTTTCCGAGGCCAATGCCCTGGCGCCCAGCGCTCGTATTATTCTGGAAAAACCGATCGGGCACGACCTCGAAAGCTCCATCGAAATCAACAATATCGTCAGCCAGTACTTCAGCGAAGACCGCATCTATCGCATCGACCATTACCTGGGTAAAGAAACCGTGCAGAACCTGCTGGTGCTGCGCTTTGCCAATCATCTGATCGGCTCCCAATGGAATCTGAATTTTATCGACCATGTGCAAATTACCGTGGCCGAAACCGTTGGTATCGAAGGCCGCTGGGGCTACTACGACCAGGTTGGCCAGATGCGCGATATGGTCCAAAGTCACTTGCTACAGCTGTTGTGTCTGGTCGCGATGGACCCACCCAACCAATTGTCGGCCGACGGTATTCGGGATGAAAAACTCAAGGTTTTGCGAGCCCTTCGTCCACTGGCGCCAGAGCAAATCGCCAAACAGGCGGTGCGCGGACAATACAGCGCTGGTGCCCTCAACGGCCAAACCTGTCCCGGATACGATGAGGAAGAGGGCAGCCAGGGCAAGAGCAACACCGAAACCTTCGTCGCCCTGCGGGCCAATATAGACAACTGGCGCTGGGCAGGCGTGCCCTTCTATTTGCGAACCGGCAAGCGCATGCCAACCAAAATGACCGAGATAGTGATCTACTACAAAAACCAGCCACACTACATCTTCGACCCCAAACAGAAAGAGGTGGTTAATAATAAACTGATCATTCGCCTGCAGCCCGACGAGAGCATTCAACTGCAGGTTGTAACCAAGGAACCCAGCCTGGAGAACGGTATTTCTCTGCAGGCGCAGGAACTGAACCTCGATTTTTCCGATCACAGCAAGAACCGCCGCATCCCCAGCGCTTACGAACGTTTGTTGCTCGAAGCCATGCGGGGCAACCAGTCGCTGTTTGTTCGTCGGGACGAGATCGAGGCCTCCTGGGCCTGGTGCGACACCTTGATTCAGGCCTGGTCAGAGTGCCACGACAGTGTCCGCAGCTATTCCGCCGGCACCTGGGGGCCCATTGGCTCCATCGCCCTGATCGAACGTGATGGTCGCTCATGGCACGAATAATCTGTTAATCCTGCTAAAAAAACAGCGACGACCGGCCTACGACCACAACCAAGGAAACAGGATGACTGAGCCATTCACGACCCATTGCGACATAACCCGCTTCGAAAACCGGCCCGCGCTGGATCAACAACTCAGCGATGAGATTGCCCAGCGCCTGCGCAGCCGTTTACAAAAAAGTGAATATGCATCACTGGCGGTTTCCGGCGGACGCACCCCTATTGGCCTGTTCGAAGCCTTATCCCAGCAGGTACTGGACTGGTCACGGGTGATTATCACCCTGGTTGATGAGCGCTGGGTGGAACCTGATGCTGCTGATAGCAACGAGCGCCTGGTACGCAATCACCTTTTGCAAAACCAGGCCAGCCAGGCCCGCTTTATCGGACTGAAAACCCCAGCCGCCTCTGCCGAGACCGGTCAGGCCGAATGCCAGCATCGATTGTCACAATTACCAGCCCGGATGGATGTTGCCGTTCTGGGTATGGGCGAAGATGGGCATACTGCCTCCTTTTTCCCCGGCGCACAGACGTTACGTCAGGCACTTGATCTTGAATCGGGTATGGACTGCCTGTCCCTGACACCCCCGGCCGCACCCCATGACCGAATGACATTGAGTCTGTCCAGGGTGCTGCGCTGCGATCAGCTTTACCTGCATCTGTGCGGTGACGCCAAACTCCCGGTACTGGCCCAGGCCCAGCAAGCCGGGCCCACAGCCGAGATGCCGGTGCGAGCCCTTTTGCGTCAAAACCGCGCCCCACTGGCCATCTACTGGGCACCCTGATTCGAACAAAGAAGCCGGGCATCATGGATGACGAGTGGCCTTACAACTTGCTAGTCTGGACAGTCCTGGCCACCATCGGCCAACCTCTATCTTTGGTGTTCTCGCCCCGGAGTTGACATGGCAGCCTTGCAGCAGAAAAAACGCATTCTGGTCGTCGATGATGACCGTGAGATTCGGGAACTGCTGGAAACCTATTTGAATCAAAACGGTTACCTGGCCAGCACATTGGAAGATGGCAGTCGTTTGATGGAACAACTGCAGACGGGGCCCACTGTCGATCTGGTCGTACTCGACCTGATGATGCCCGGTGACGATGGCTTCAGTCTCTGCCGCCAGATCAGGGCCGAATCCCAGACGCCGATCATTATGCTCACCGCCTCCGCCGAAGATACCGATCGTATTATCGGTCTGGAGATGGGTGCCGACGACTACGTTGCCAAACCTTTTAATCCAAGAGAATTATTAGCCCGCATCAAAGCCGTGCTGAGGCGCAGCCATGCCCTGATCGGTACCGCCAATAAAGGACGATTTTTCCGCTTTGGCAACTGGCGTCTGGACACCATTCAGCGCGACCTGATTGATGCCGACAATGTGGTCATTCCCCTGAGCGGTGCAGATTACAACCTGCTGTTGCTGTTTCTGGAAAACCCCAACCAGGTACTCAGCAGGGAGCAGTTATTGGTCGCAACCCGGGGCCGGGAAGCCAACCCTTTCGATCGCAGCATCGATGTTCAACTCAGTCGCTTGCGCCAACGACTCAGCGAAGATGCAAAAGATCCTCATATTATTAAAACAGTACGAGGCGCCGGCTATGTGCTTGCGGCCGAGGTGGAGCGCGAGGCGTGAAACGGCTTCGACAATTGATTCCCCGCTCATTGATCGGGCGCATGCTGACCGTGATGGTGCTGGGAGTGCTACTGGCACAGGTGGTCAGTTATACCGTCTGGGTGCAGCAGATAGACACCGACAAGGAGCAGGTGGCCGAGCGTATGGCGCAGGAGCTGGCACAAAGTGTCGCCTCTACCGTGACCTTTTTTAAAGCTCTGCCCAGCGACTACCGTCATATTGTGTTATCCCAATTGCGCAATATGGGGGGGACTCGGTTCTTCGTTTCTCTGAACAAGGAGCTGATCCAGGTCGAGGATATCGAAGCCTCCGAACTCAAAACCATTGTTCTCAATACCTTTGAGCGGGGACTGCGCAAACGCCTCGGCAACGAGGTTGATATCCGACTCAGCTTTTCCCATCCCGACACGCTGCGCGTCTATAACAATCAGACACGGCTGCTGGATTTACCGCCGCGCTGGTCGCAACAAAGTCTGATCTACGATTTGCAATCACCGCCTATTCTGGTGGCCCAGATCGATATGGGTGAAGGGGAATGGTTTTATCTGGCCGCGCTGTTACCCAAACCCGATCTGCTTCTCAAAACCGAGTACTTACCGACCGAACGTTTGCTGTTCTTGAGTTTTCTCCTGATTATTCTGCTGATCATTGGCGCTATTATCGTACGCTGGCTGACCCGCCCGCTGGCCCAATTGGCAACCGCCGCCGAACGCCTGGGTAAGGAAATTGACTCACAACCCCTGACCGAACAAGGCCCGCTCGAAGTTCAGGCCAGCGCCCGCGCATTTAATCGAATGCAGCAACGCATCCAGCGCTTTATCGAAGACCGCGAGCGTTTGTTTTCGGCAATCTCCCACGATCTGAAAACCCCCATCACCCGGTTGCGTCTTCGCGCCGAAATGCTCAATAAAGAGCACAACCGTGACAAATTCCGCCAGGATCTGGAAGAGTTGGAACGTATGGTCGCGGGTGCACTGGAATGCGCGCGGGGCACCGATCTGCATGAAAAAGTTCAGGCGATCGATATCATGGCCCTGCTCGAATCCCTGCAGGATGATGCCACCGTACTGGGTCATTCAGTTGCCATCAAGGGCACCGCCAACAGCACCTTTCCCGGTCGTCCGATGGCGCTCAAACGCTGCCTGTCCAATTTGCTGGATAACGCCCTGTTTTATGGTCGGGAGGCCGAAATCGAGGTCAACGACAGTGCCGAGCAACTGCAAATAGCCGTTCGCGATCGTGGCCCTGGCATTCCTGATGCCTCCATCAACAAGGTATTCGATCCCTATTTCCGGCTGGAAACCTCACGCAGTCGCAATACCGGTGGCACCGGGCTGGGGCTCGGCATCGCTCGGAATATCGCTCATGGTCATGGCGGTGAATTAGAACTGAAAAATCGGGTAAGCGGAGGCCTGGAAGTGTTGCTATCACTGCCTCGCAACTGAGTCAGAACGCCACCGACTTTGCCTGTCTTCCAGCGGCCAGGCTGCAATACTTTGTTACACTTTCTTGCGTTGCCTAACTCCCAGCCCGAATCCCCCGTGCTTTAATGCCTCTATTGCCTTGGCCCGACGCCAAATAAACGTTCAGCCACTTAATAAAAACAAACGAAAGGTGACCCTCGATGACGCTCAATTTTGCTAAAAAATCTCTGTTAGGAGCCGCACTGTCCGGCTTGGTTAGCCTCAGCGCCCAGGCGGGTACCGTTGAAGTTCTGCACTACTGGACCTCGGGCGGCGAAGCCAAATCTGCCGCGGTACTGAAACAACTGCTTGAGCAAGAGGGGCACCAGTGGAAAGACTTTGCCGTCGCTGGCGGCGGTGGAGAAAGTGCCATGACCGTACTTAAATCCCGCGCCGTCTCTGGCAACCCTCCGGGTGCCGCGCAGATCAAAGGCCTGGATATTCAGGAATGGGCCGACCTTGGCTTTTTGACCGAGCTGGATGCCGTAGCCGATAAAGCCGGCTGGGATTCAATGCTCCCCGGAGTAGTCAGCGATGTGATGAAATACGAAGGCCATTATGTCGCCGTACCGGTCAATGTCCACCGGGTTAACTGGCTATGGGCCAACCCTGAAATCTTTACCAAAGCCGGGGTTTCCGTACCGAGCACCTGGGATGAATTTTTTGTCGCTGCGGACAAAATCAAAGCGGCGGGTTACACCCCGTTGGCCCACGGCGGCCAGGCCTGGCAGGACGCCACCGTCTTTGAAGCCGTGGCTTTGGGGGTCGGCGGCGCCGAGTTTTACCGAAAAGCCTTTGTCGAGCATGACCAGACAACTCTCACCAGCCCCACTATGGTCAAGGTGTTCGAAACCTTTAAACGACTGCGCGCCTACATCGATAAGGACGCCGCCGGTCGTGACTGGAATATTGCCACCGCCATGGTCATCAACGATAAAGCCGCCATGCAGATTATGGGGGATTGGGCCAAGGGGGAATTTGCTGCCGCCGGTCAGGTACCTGGCAAAGATTATATCTGTGTCGCCGCCCCTGGCACGCAAAAGGGTTTCACCTTTAATGTCGACAGCTTCGCCATGTTCGAAGTAAAGGATGACGGCGACAAGCAGGCGCAAGCCGATCTGGCCCGTTTGATTCTGGAGCCCGAATTTCAGGAAACCTTTAATCTCAACAAGGGATCGATTCCGGTGCGAACCGGCCTACCCCGTGACAAGTTCGACAGCTGCGCTCACACCTCCATGGATGACTTTGTTGCTACGGCCAAATCCGGCGGTTTGGTGCCCAGCATGGCCCACGGCATGTCGACCACTTCCGCGGTTCAGGGCGTGATCTACGACGTGGTCACCAATTACTTCAACAGCGATTCCCTGAGCGCCGAACAAGCCACCGAACGGTTGGCCAAAGCGGTAAAAGCCGCGATCTAAATCGCCAAGACCGTTCTGCCCGGCTCGAGGAATGGGACAAGCCCACTCGAGCCTGATTGACGAGTATTCGTTAATGGCCATCCTGCAGAGGTGATGGTCATTCATTCCCAAGCATTAATGAGCCGACGCCCATGAGCACTCATTCGGGTCACACCCTACCCCGCTCGAATCCGCTGGATCTTTTACAACGCTGGATTCCAAAGCTGGTCCTGGGTCCCACCATTATTACGACGCTGCTGTTTATCTATGGCTATGTGATCTGGACCGGCGTCTTGTCGTTAACCAAATCCCGGTTTTTGCCCCGGTACGACTTTGTTCGTTTTTTGCAGTATGAAAAGCTGATGGACAATGATCGCTGGCTGGTTGCCTCCTACAACATTCTTATTTTTGGTGGCCTTTTTATCCTTATCTGCCTGGCCGTCGGCGTTATTATGGCCATTCTGCTGGATCAGAAAATTCGTGCCGAAGGCTCGATTCGCACCGTCTTTTTATACCCCATGGCATTGTCCTTTATCGTCACCGGTACCGCCTGGAAATGGATACTCAATCCCGGTCTGGGGTTGGAAAAAATGGTTCAGGATCTGGGCTTTACCGACTTTCAATTTGACTGGTTGGTTGATCCCAATATGGCGATCTATACCCTGGTGATCGCCGCCGTCTGGCAATCTTCCGGTTTTGTGATGGCGCTGTTTCTGGCAGGACTGCGGGGCGTCGACAGCTCCATTGTCAAAGCAGCGCAACTCGATGGCGCCAGTATGCCCACCATCTATCGACGTATTATTTTGCCCCATCTGCGGCCGGTTTTTTTCAGCGCGTTTATTATTCTGTCGCATATCGCCATCAAGAGTTTCGATCTGGTCATGGCGTTAACCGGCGGCGGACCCGGCTATTCCACCGATCTGCCCGCCACCTTTATGTACGTCACCTCGTTCAGTCGCGGCCAGATTGGCCTGGGCTCCGCCAGCGCCATGATGATGCTGGGCGCGGTACTGGCGATACTGATTCCCTACCTCTATTCCGAACTGCGAGGTAAACAACATGACTAGTTCACCCCGCATGGCACCCACCCCATCAACATCGGCAAAGACCTCTTTGTTTAGCACCGCCGGATTTGCCCGCCTGGCGCTGTACGCCATTTTACTCCTGGC of Aestuariirhabdus haliotis contains these proteins:
- the pgl gene encoding 6-phosphogluconolactonase, whose protein sequence is MTEPFTTHCDITRFENRPALDQQLSDEIAQRLRSRLQKSEYASLAVSGGRTPIGLFEALSQQVLDWSRVIITLVDERWVEPDAADSNERLVRNHLLQNQASQARFIGLKTPAASAETGQAECQHRLSQLPARMDVAVLGMGEDGHTASFFPGAQTLRQALDLESGMDCLSLTPPAAPHDRMTLSLSRVLRCDQLYLHLCGDAKLPVLAQAQQAGPTAEMPVRALLRQNRAPLAIYWAP
- a CDS encoding ABC transporter substrate-binding protein; translated protein: MTLNFAKKSLLGAALSGLVSLSAQAGTVEVLHYWTSGGEAKSAAVLKQLLEQEGHQWKDFAVAGGGGESAMTVLKSRAVSGNPPGAAQIKGLDIQEWADLGFLTELDAVADKAGWDSMLPGVVSDVMKYEGHYVAVPVNVHRVNWLWANPEIFTKAGVSVPSTWDEFFVAADKIKAAGYTPLAHGGQAWQDATVFEAVALGVGGAEFYRKAFVEHDQTTLTSPTMVKVFETFKRLRAYIDKDAAGRDWNIATAMVINDKAAMQIMGDWAKGEFAAAGQVPGKDYICVAAPGTQKGFTFNVDSFAMFEVKDDGDKQAQADLARLILEPEFQETFNLNKGSIPVRTGLPRDKFDSCAHTSMDDFVATAKSGGLVPSMAHGMSTTSAVQGVIYDVVTNYFNSDSLSAEQATERLAKAVKAAI
- the zwf gene encoding glucose-6-phosphate dehydrogenase, with protein sequence MQPNLQDQSCDLMLFGAQGDLSMRKLFPALYYLFKAGLLHTDSRLVGVARGDDSQEAFIESVKQTLIRFVPEEDFELSLWQGFSRHLHYLKVDFSQPADFSRIADFVDQSNRIMVNYLATSPSFYGDICKHLSEANALAPSARIILEKPIGHDLESSIEINNIVSQYFSEDRIYRIDHYLGKETVQNLLVLRFANHLIGSQWNLNFIDHVQITVAETVGIEGRWGYYDQVGQMRDMVQSHLLQLLCLVAMDPPNQLSADGIRDEKLKVLRALRPLAPEQIAKQAVRGQYSAGALNGQTCPGYDEEEGSQGKSNTETFVALRANIDNWRWAGVPFYLRTGKRMPTKMTEIVIYYKNQPHYIFDPKQKEVVNNKLIIRLQPDESIQLQVVTKEPSLENGISLQAQELNLDFSDHSKNRRIPSAYERLLLEAMRGNQSLFVRRDEIEASWAWCDTLIQAWSECHDSVRSYSAGTWGPIGSIALIERDGRSWHE
- a CDS encoding oxidoreductase, which codes for MDPITTALVGYGFSATTFHLPFITVLNSFELSAISSRQCGRVQAKHPGVAWYPCAEQMIRQCDAELVIITAPNKYHFPLARLALEQGKHVILEKPFVCTVEEGEHLVALAEEQKRLLSVYHNRRWDGDFLTLQALLREGRLGEVRRFESRFDRFRPQVRERWREQPGKGAGIWFDLGPHLVDQALQLFGLPRQVSGRCRALREGSQVVDFFQVQLYYDRLEVLLQSSPYCAGPNLRFQLQGSLGEYRKQGLDPQEQRLIAGTKPVSEDWGQESAESFGAFYGADGKAQVIATTCGGYQNYFRQIASALRDGGKNPVPAEQALTVMRILELAQRSSEQGRVLTVKPEAPARRG
- a CDS encoding ATP-binding protein, whose amino-acid sequence is MKRLRQLIPRSLIGRMLTVMVLGVLLAQVVSYTVWVQQIDTDKEQVAERMAQELAQSVASTVTFFKALPSDYRHIVLSQLRNMGGTRFFVSLNKELIQVEDIEASELKTIVLNTFERGLRKRLGNEVDIRLSFSHPDTLRVYNNQTRLLDLPPRWSQQSLIYDLQSPPILVAQIDMGEGEWFYLAALLPKPDLLLKTEYLPTERLLFLSFLLIILLIIGAIIVRWLTRPLAQLATAAERLGKEIDSQPLTEQGPLEVQASARAFNRMQQRIQRFIEDRERLFSAISHDLKTPITRLRLRAEMLNKEHNRDKFRQDLEELERMVAGALECARGTDLHEKVQAIDIMALLESLQDDATVLGHSVAIKGTANSTFPGRPMALKRCLSNLLDNALFYGREAEIEVNDSAEQLQIAVRDRGPGIPDASINKVFDPYFRLETSRSRNTGGTGLGLGIARNIAHGHGGELELKNRVSGGLEVLLSLPRN
- a CDS encoding carbohydrate ABC transporter permease, giving the protein MSTHSGHTLPRSNPLDLLQRWIPKLVLGPTIITTLLFIYGYVIWTGVLSLTKSRFLPRYDFVRFLQYEKLMDNDRWLVASYNILIFGGLFILICLAVGVIMAILLDQKIRAEGSIRTVFLYPMALSFIVTGTAWKWILNPGLGLEKMVQDLGFTDFQFDWLVDPNMAIYTLVIAAVWQSSGFVMALFLAGLRGVDSSIVKAAQLDGASMPTIYRRIILPHLRPVFFSAFIILSHIAIKSFDLVMALTGGGPGYSTDLPATFMYVTSFSRGQIGLGSASAMMMLGAVLAILIPYLYSELRGKQHD
- a CDS encoding response regulator, which encodes MAALQQKKRILVVDDDREIRELLETYLNQNGYLASTLEDGSRLMEQLQTGPTVDLVVLDLMMPGDDGFSLCRQIRAESQTPIIMLTASAEDTDRIIGLEMGADDYVAKPFNPRELLARIKAVLRRSHALIGTANKGRFFRFGNWRLDTIQRDLIDADNVVIPLSGADYNLLLLFLENPNQVLSREQLLVATRGREANPFDRSIDVQLSRLRQRLSEDAKDPHIIKTVRGAGYVLAAEVEREA